One genomic region from Manis pentadactyla isolate mManPen7 chromosome 12, mManPen7.hap1, whole genome shotgun sequence encodes:
- the SCAF8 gene encoding SR-related and CTD-associated factor 8 isoform X1 gives MEAVKTFNSEDCASTPACTDCFSSSMDTRSILYSLNDYKPPISKAKMTQITKAAIKAIKFYKHVVQSVEKFIQKCKPEYKVPGLYVIDSIVRQSRHQFGQEKDVFAPRFSNNIISTFQNLYRCPGDDKSKIVRVLNLWQKNNVFKSEIIQPLLDMAAGIPPPVVTPVLASTTAAMSNTPGTPVTPVTPANVVQGLPDPWVSQITSTDTLAAVAQILQSPQGQQLQQLIQTLQIQQQKPQPSILQALDAGLVVQLQALTAQLTAAAAAANTLTPLEQGVSFNKKLMDRFDFGEDSEHNEETKKEITTSQLSHVSDSVNNSIFHQIAEQLQQQNLEHLRQQLLEQQPQKATPQDSQEGTFGSEHSASPSQGSSQQHFLEPEANLDDSIDIQQQDMDIDEGQDGVEEEIFEQEAKKVAVRSRSRTHSRSRSRSPRKRRSRSRSGSRKRKHRKRSRSRSRERKRKSSRSYSSERRAREREKERQKKGLPPVRSKTLSVCSTTLWVGQVDKKATQQDLTNLFEEFGQIESINMIPPRGCAYVCMVHRQDAFRALQKLSSGSYKIGSKVIKIAWALNKGVKTEYKQFWDVDLGVTYIPWEKVKVDDLEGFAEGGMIDQETVNTEWETVKSSEPVKETVQTTQSPTPVEKETVVTTQAEVFPPPVAMLQIPVAPAVPTVSLVPPAFPVSMPVPPPGFSPIPPPPFLRASFNPSQPPPGFMPPPVPPPVVPPPTMPPVVPTSLVQPPLSMTPETVKDVGFGSLVLPGGSVASTLAASTLPAGNVFNPPAKQAEPEEKVPHLIEHQISGENTRSVIPNDISSTAILGGQLPNVTSNSGILGVQRPNVSSNSEILGVRPSNVSSSSGIIGAQPPNILNNSGILGIQPPSVSSSPGLLGVLPPNIPNNSGLIGVQPPSIPNTSGLLGTQPPAGPQNLPPLNLSSQRMPAIPMLDIRPGLIPQTPGPRFPLIQPGIPPQRGIPPPSVLDAALHPPPRGPFPPGDIFCQPERPFLVPGRQSVDNVTNPEKRIPLGNDSIQQEGDRDYRFPPIETRESIGRPPPVDVRDVVGRPVDPREGPGRPPLDGRDHFGRPPIDIRENLVRPGIDHLGRRDHFGFNPEKPWGHRDFDEREHRVLPVYGGPKGLHEERGRFRSGNYRFDPRSGPWNRGFGQEVHRDFDDRRRPWERQRDRDDRDFDFCREMNGNRLGRDRIQNTWVGPPHARVFDFFEGTTSQRKGDNVPQVNGENTERHAQPPPLPVQNDPELYEKLTSSSETNKEKSDTVADVESEPVVKSTETEGT, from the exons TGTAAACCAGAATATAAGGTACCTGGACTTTATGTTATCGACTCCATTGTACGACAATCTCGACATCAGTTCGGTCAAGAAAAGGATGTATTTGCACCCAGATTTAGTAATAACATCATTAGCACTTTCCAGAATTTATATCGCTGCCCTGGGGATGACAAG aGTAAAATAGTGAGAGTATTAAACTTATGGCAGAAGAATAATGTATTTAAGAGTGAGATTATTCAACCTCTTTTGGATATGGCAGCAGGAATTCCCCCTCCAGTCGTTACACCTGTTCTGGCCAGTACTACCGCTGCCATGAGCAATACGCCAG gaactcCTGTGACACCTGTTACTCCAGCCAATGTGGTACAGGGTTTACCCGATCCATGGGTATCTCAGATAACAAGTACAGATACACTTGCAGCTGTAGCTCAGATCTTACAAAGTCCTCAAGGCCAGCAG cttCAGCAGTTAATACAGACGTTGCAGATACAGCAGCAGAAGCCTCAGCCTTCCATCCTGCAGGCCCTGGATGCTGGTCTTGTTGTGCAGCTGCAGGCTCTCACGGCACAGCTCACAGCTGCCGCAGCCGCTGCCAACACCCTCACTCCCTTAGAACAGGGAGTGTCCTTTAACAAG aAGTTGATGGATAGATTTGACTTTGGGGAAGATTCTGAGCataatgaagaaaccaaaaaggaaatCACAACTTCTCAACT ttctCATGTTTCAGACTCTGTGAACAATTCCATTTTTCATCAGATAGCAGAACAGCTACAGCAGCAGAACCTTGAACATCTTAGACAACAACTCCTGGAACAACAGCCTCAAAAG GCAACCCCTCAGGATAGCCAAGAAGGAACATTTGGATCAGAGCATTCTGCATCCCCATCACAAGGGAGCAGTCAACAGCATTTCCTTGAACCTGAAGCAAATTTGGATGATTCCATAGATATTCAGCAACAG GATATGGATATAGATGAAGGACAAGATGGAGTAGAAGAGGAGATCTTTGAACAAGAAGCAAAGAAAGTGGCTGTTCGCTCAAGATCAAGAACACATTCACGATCTCGTTCAAG ATCACCAAGAAAACGAAGGTCTAGGTCACGATCTGGTTCTCGAAAGCGTAAACACAGAAAACGATCACGCTCACgctcaagagaaagaaagaggaagtcaTCACGTTCATACTCAAGTGAAAGAAGagctagagaaagagagaaagaacggCAGAAAAAGGGATTACCTCCAGTTAGATCTAAAACATTAAGTG TGTGTAGTACTACTCTGTGGGTTGGTCAGGTAGACAAGAAGGCCACACAGCAAGATTTAACCAACCTGTTTGAAGAGTTTGGACAAATTGAATCCATTAAT ATGATTCCTCCCAGGGGCTGTGCTTATGTCTGCATGGTTCATCGACAAGATGCCTTTCGTGCTCTTCAGAAACTTAGTTCTGGATCATATAAAATTGGGTCCAAGGTCATTAAG ATTGCTTGGGCTTTAAACAAAGGTGTAAAAACAGAATATAAACAATTCTGGGATGTGGATCTTGGAGTTACATATATACCTTGGGAAAAAGTTAAAGTAGATGACTTGGAAGGTTTTGCAGAAGGAGGCATGATTGATCAGGAAACTGTAAATACTG AGTGGGAAACTGTGAAAAGCTCAGAACCTGTTAAAGAGACGGTCCAGACAACTCAGAGCCCAACTCCAGTTGAAAAGGAGACAGTGGTCACAACCCAGGCAGAGGTTTTCCCTCCACCTGTTGCTATGTTACAG ATTCCAGTAGCACCAGCCGTGCCTACAGTTAGTTTAGTACCACCAGCATTTCCTGTGTCAATGCCGGTTCCTCCTCCTGGATTCAGTCCAATCCCTCCACCTCCTTTTCTGCGAGCAAGTTTTAACCCTTCACAGCCACCTCCTG GTTTCATGCCACCTCCAGTTCCACCTCCTGTTGTACCACCACCTACTATGCCACCAGTAGTACCAACAT CTTTAGTGCAGCCACCATTATCCATGACTCCAGAAACCGTGAAGGACGTTGGATTTGGTAGTCTCGTTTTACCGGGTGGTTCTGTTGCCAGCACTCTTGCTGCTTCCACCCTGCCAGCTGGAAATGTTTTTAATCCTCCAGCTAAACAAGCAGAGCCTGAAGAAAAAGTACCTCATCTTATAGAACACCAGATTTCTGGTGAAAACACCAGATcag TGATTCCAAATGACATTTCAAGTACTGCAATTTTAGGAGGACAGCTGCCAAACGTGACAAGCAATTCTGGAATCCTGGGAGTCCAAAGACCAAATGTATCAAGTAATTCTGAAATTCTTGGAGTCCGGCCTTCTAATGTTTCCAGTAGTTCTGGAATTATTGGAGCCCAGCCACCAAATATTCTAAATAACTCTGGTATTTTGGGAATACAGCCACCAAGTGTTTCGAGTAGTCCTGGACTTCTGGGAGTGCTACCCCCAAATATCCCTAACAATTCTGGACTTATTGGAGTACAGCCACCAAGTATTCCAAATACTTCTGGACTTTTGGGAACACAGCCACCAGCTGGGCCTCAAAACTTACCCCCTTTAAATCTCTCTAGTCAGAGGATGCCTGCAATCCCAATGCTAGACATTCGTCCAGGACTGATACCACAGACACCTGGACCAAGATTCCCTTTAATACAGCCTGGAATTCCACCCCAACGGGGAATCCCTCCCCCATCAGTACTTGATGCAGCTCTTCATCCACCACCTCGTGGTCCTTTTCCTCCAGGAGATATTTTTTGTCAACCAGAAAGACCTTTTCTAGTTCCTGGAAGACAAAGTGTAGACAATGTTACTAATCCAGAAAAAAGGATACCACTTGGGAATGATAGCATTCAACAGGAAGGAGATAGAGATTACCGGTTTCCTCCCATAGAAACCAGGGAAAGCATTGGTAGACCTCCCCCAGTGGATGTCAGGGATGTGGTTGGACGACCTGTAGATCCAAGAGAAGGTCCTGGAAGGCCTCCGTTAGATGGTAGGGATCATTTTGGAAGACCACCTATAGATATTAGAGAGAATCTTGTGAGGCCAGGTATAGATCATCTTGGTCGGAGAGACCACTTTGGCTTTAATCCAGAGAAGCCCTGGGGACATAGAGATTTTGATGAGAGAGAGCATCGGGTTCTACCTGTTTATGGTGGTCCCAAAGGCTTACATGAAGAAAGAGGTAGATTCCGGTCTGGAAACTATCGATTTGATCCTAGAAGTGGTCCTTGGAACAGAGGATTTGGACAAGAAGTTCACAGAGATTTTGATGACCGCAGAAGACCCTGGGAGAGGCAAAGGGACAGGGATGACAGAGATTTTGATTTCTGCAGAGAAATGAATGGAAATCGTCTTGGACGAGATAGAATTCAAAACACCTGGGTTGGCCCCCCTCATGCTCGggtttttgatttttttgaagGGACCACTTCTCAGCGAAAAGGTGATAATGTGCCTCAGGTTAATGGTGAAAATACCGAGAGACATGCTCAGCCACCACCCTTACCAGTACAGAATGATCCTGAACTTTATGAAAAACTGACATCTTCAAGTGAAACAAACAAGGAGAAGAGTGACACAGTTGCTGATGTAGAAAGTGAACCAGTGGTAAAAAGCACAGAAACTGAGGGGACATAA
- the SCAF8 gene encoding SR-related and CTD-associated factor 8 isoform X4: MPQPLLPALPPPSSPRAGGSCGPSGGERSGRRLFRRRARGLRAVNMEAVKTFNSEDCASTPACTDCFSSSMDTRSILYSLNDYKPPISKAKMTQITKAAIKAIKFYKHVVQSVEKFIQKCKPEYKVPGLYVIDSIVRQSRHQFGQEKDVFAPRFSNNIISTFQNLYRCPGDDKSKIVRVLNLWQKNNVFKSEIIQPLLDMAAGIPPPVVTPVLASTTAAMSNTPGTPVTPVTPANVVQGLPDPWVSQITSTDTLAAVAQILQSPQGQQLQQLIQTLQIQQQKPQPSILQALDAGLVVQLQALTAQLTAAAAAANTLTPLEQGVSFNKKLMDRFDFGEDSEHNEETKKEITTSQLSHVSDSVNNSIFHQIAEQLQQQNLEHLRQQLLEQQPQKATPQDSQEGTFGSEHSASPSQGSSQQHFLEPEANLDDSIDIQQQDMDIDEGQDGVEEEIFEQEAKKVAVRSRSRTHSRSRSRSPRKRRSRSRSGSRKRKHRKRSRSRSRERKRKSSRSYSSERRAREREKERQKKGLPPVRSKTLSVCSTTLWVGQVDKKATQQDLTNLFEEFGQIESINMIPPRGCAYVCMVHRQDAFRALQKLSSGSYKIGSKVIKIAWALNKGVKTEYKQFWDVDLGVTYIPWEKVKVDDLEGFAEGGMIDQETVNTEWETVKSSEPVKETVQTTQSPTPVEKETVVTTQAEVFPPPVAMLQIPVAPAVPTVSLVPPAFPVSMPVPPPGFSPIPPPPFLRASFNPSQPPPGFMPPPVPPPVVPPPTMPPVVPTSLVQPPLSMTPETVKDVGFGSLVLPGGSVASTLAASTLPAGNVFNPPAKQAEPEEKVPHLIEHQISGENTRSVIPNDISSTAILGGQLPNVTSNSGILGVQRPNVSSNSEILGVRPSNVSSSSGIIGAQPPNILNNSGILGIQPPSVSSSPGLLGVLPPNIPNNSGLIGVQPPSIPNTSGLLGTQPPAGPQNLPPLNLSSQRMPAIPMLDIRPGLIPQTPGPRFPLIQPGIPPQRGIPPPSVLDAALHPPPRGPFPPGDIFCQPERPFLVPGRQSVDNVTNPEKRIPLGNDSIQQEGDRDYRFPPIETRESIGRPPPVDVRDVVGRPVDPREGPGRPPLDGRDHFGRPPIDIRENLVRPGIDHLGRRDHFGFNPEKPWGHRDFDEREHRVLPVYGGPKGLHEERGRFRSGNYRFDPRSGPWNRGFGQEVHRDFDDRRRPWERQRDRDDRDFDFCREMNGNRLGRDRIQNTWVGPPHARVFDFFEGTTSQRKGDNVPQVNGENTERHAQPPPLPVQNDPELYEKLTSSSETNKEKSDTVADVESEPVVKSTETEGT, from the exons TGTAAACCAGAATATAAGGTACCTGGACTTTATGTTATCGACTCCATTGTACGACAATCTCGACATCAGTTCGGTCAAGAAAAGGATGTATTTGCACCCAGATTTAGTAATAACATCATTAGCACTTTCCAGAATTTATATCGCTGCCCTGGGGATGACAAG aGTAAAATAGTGAGAGTATTAAACTTATGGCAGAAGAATAATGTATTTAAGAGTGAGATTATTCAACCTCTTTTGGATATGGCAGCAGGAATTCCCCCTCCAGTCGTTACACCTGTTCTGGCCAGTACTACCGCTGCCATGAGCAATACGCCAG gaactcCTGTGACACCTGTTACTCCAGCCAATGTGGTACAGGGTTTACCCGATCCATGGGTATCTCAGATAACAAGTACAGATACACTTGCAGCTGTAGCTCAGATCTTACAAAGTCCTCAAGGCCAGCAG cttCAGCAGTTAATACAGACGTTGCAGATACAGCAGCAGAAGCCTCAGCCTTCCATCCTGCAGGCCCTGGATGCTGGTCTTGTTGTGCAGCTGCAGGCTCTCACGGCACAGCTCACAGCTGCCGCAGCCGCTGCCAACACCCTCACTCCCTTAGAACAGGGAGTGTCCTTTAACAAG aAGTTGATGGATAGATTTGACTTTGGGGAAGATTCTGAGCataatgaagaaaccaaaaaggaaatCACAACTTCTCAACT ttctCATGTTTCAGACTCTGTGAACAATTCCATTTTTCATCAGATAGCAGAACAGCTACAGCAGCAGAACCTTGAACATCTTAGACAACAACTCCTGGAACAACAGCCTCAAAAG GCAACCCCTCAGGATAGCCAAGAAGGAACATTTGGATCAGAGCATTCTGCATCCCCATCACAAGGGAGCAGTCAACAGCATTTCCTTGAACCTGAAGCAAATTTGGATGATTCCATAGATATTCAGCAACAG GATATGGATATAGATGAAGGACAAGATGGAGTAGAAGAGGAGATCTTTGAACAAGAAGCAAAGAAAGTGGCTGTTCGCTCAAGATCAAGAACACATTCACGATCTCGTTCAAG ATCACCAAGAAAACGAAGGTCTAGGTCACGATCTGGTTCTCGAAAGCGTAAACACAGAAAACGATCACGCTCACgctcaagagaaagaaagaggaagtcaTCACGTTCATACTCAAGTGAAAGAAGagctagagaaagagagaaagaacggCAGAAAAAGGGATTACCTCCAGTTAGATCTAAAACATTAAGTG TGTGTAGTACTACTCTGTGGGTTGGTCAGGTAGACAAGAAGGCCACACAGCAAGATTTAACCAACCTGTTTGAAGAGTTTGGACAAATTGAATCCATTAAT ATGATTCCTCCCAGGGGCTGTGCTTATGTCTGCATGGTTCATCGACAAGATGCCTTTCGTGCTCTTCAGAAACTTAGTTCTGGATCATATAAAATTGGGTCCAAGGTCATTAAG ATTGCTTGGGCTTTAAACAAAGGTGTAAAAACAGAATATAAACAATTCTGGGATGTGGATCTTGGAGTTACATATATACCTTGGGAAAAAGTTAAAGTAGATGACTTGGAAGGTTTTGCAGAAGGAGGCATGATTGATCAGGAAACTGTAAATACTG AGTGGGAAACTGTGAAAAGCTCAGAACCTGTTAAAGAGACGGTCCAGACAACTCAGAGCCCAACTCCAGTTGAAAAGGAGACAGTGGTCACAACCCAGGCAGAGGTTTTCCCTCCACCTGTTGCTATGTTACAG ATTCCAGTAGCACCAGCCGTGCCTACAGTTAGTTTAGTACCACCAGCATTTCCTGTGTCAATGCCGGTTCCTCCTCCTGGATTCAGTCCAATCCCTCCACCTCCTTTTCTGCGAGCAAGTTTTAACCCTTCACAGCCACCTCCTG GTTTCATGCCACCTCCAGTTCCACCTCCTGTTGTACCACCACCTACTATGCCACCAGTAGTACCAACAT CTTTAGTGCAGCCACCATTATCCATGACTCCAGAAACCGTGAAGGACGTTGGATTTGGTAGTCTCGTTTTACCGGGTGGTTCTGTTGCCAGCACTCTTGCTGCTTCCACCCTGCCAGCTGGAAATGTTTTTAATCCTCCAGCTAAACAAGCAGAGCCTGAAGAAAAAGTACCTCATCTTATAGAACACCAGATTTCTGGTGAAAACACCAGATcag TGATTCCAAATGACATTTCAAGTACTGCAATTTTAGGAGGACAGCTGCCAAACGTGACAAGCAATTCTGGAATCCTGGGAGTCCAAAGACCAAATGTATCAAGTAATTCTGAAATTCTTGGAGTCCGGCCTTCTAATGTTTCCAGTAGTTCTGGAATTATTGGAGCCCAGCCACCAAATATTCTAAATAACTCTGGTATTTTGGGAATACAGCCACCAAGTGTTTCGAGTAGTCCTGGACTTCTGGGAGTGCTACCCCCAAATATCCCTAACAATTCTGGACTTATTGGAGTACAGCCACCAAGTATTCCAAATACTTCTGGACTTTTGGGAACACAGCCACCAGCTGGGCCTCAAAACTTACCCCCTTTAAATCTCTCTAGTCAGAGGATGCCTGCAATCCCAATGCTAGACATTCGTCCAGGACTGATACCACAGACACCTGGACCAAGATTCCCTTTAATACAGCCTGGAATTCCACCCCAACGGGGAATCCCTCCCCCATCAGTACTTGATGCAGCTCTTCATCCACCACCTCGTGGTCCTTTTCCTCCAGGAGATATTTTTTGTCAACCAGAAAGACCTTTTCTAGTTCCTGGAAGACAAAGTGTAGACAATGTTACTAATCCAGAAAAAAGGATACCACTTGGGAATGATAGCATTCAACAGGAAGGAGATAGAGATTACCGGTTTCCTCCCATAGAAACCAGGGAAAGCATTGGTAGACCTCCCCCAGTGGATGTCAGGGATGTGGTTGGACGACCTGTAGATCCAAGAGAAGGTCCTGGAAGGCCTCCGTTAGATGGTAGGGATCATTTTGGAAGACCACCTATAGATATTAGAGAGAATCTTGTGAGGCCAGGTATAGATCATCTTGGTCGGAGAGACCACTTTGGCTTTAATCCAGAGAAGCCCTGGGGACATAGAGATTTTGATGAGAGAGAGCATCGGGTTCTACCTGTTTATGGTGGTCCCAAAGGCTTACATGAAGAAAGAGGTAGATTCCGGTCTGGAAACTATCGATTTGATCCTAGAAGTGGTCCTTGGAACAGAGGATTTGGACAAGAAGTTCACAGAGATTTTGATGACCGCAGAAGACCCTGGGAGAGGCAAAGGGACAGGGATGACAGAGATTTTGATTTCTGCAGAGAAATGAATGGAAATCGTCTTGGACGAGATAGAATTCAAAACACCTGGGTTGGCCCCCCTCATGCTCGggtttttgatttttttgaagGGACCACTTCTCAGCGAAAAGGTGATAATGTGCCTCAGGTTAATGGTGAAAATACCGAGAGACATGCTCAGCCACCACCCTTACCAGTACAGAATGATCCTGAACTTTATGAAAAACTGACATCTTCAAGTGAAACAAACAAGGAGAAGAGTGACACAGTTGCTGATGTAGAAAGTGAACCAGTGGTAAAAAGCACAGAAACTGAGGGGACATAA
- the SCAF8 gene encoding SR-related and CTD-associated factor 8 isoform X2: MTQITKAAIKAIKFYKHVVQSVEKFIQKCKPEYKVPGLYVIDSIVRQSRHQFGQEKDVFAPRFSNNIISTFQNLYRCPGDDKSKIVRVLNLWQKNNVFKSEIIQPLLDMAAGIPPPVVTPVLASTTAAMSNTPGTPVTPVTPANVVQGLPDPWVSQITSTDTLAAVAQILQSPQGQQLQQLIQTLQIQQQKPQPSILQALDAGLVVQLQALTAQLTAAAAAANTLTPLEQGVSFNKKLMDRFDFGEDSEHNEETKKEITTSQLSHVSDSVNNSIFHQIAEQLQQQNLEHLRQQLLEQQPQKATPQDSQEGTFGSEHSASPSQGSSQQHFLEPEANLDDSIDIQQQDMDIDEGQDGVEEEIFEQEAKKVAVRSRSRTHSRSRSRSPRKRRSRSRSGSRKRKHRKRSRSRSRERKRKSSRSYSSERRAREREKERQKKGLPPVRSKTLSVCSTTLWVGQVDKKATQQDLTNLFEEFGQIESINMIPPRGCAYVCMVHRQDAFRALQKLSSGSYKIGSKVIKIAWALNKGVKTEYKQFWDVDLGVTYIPWEKVKVDDLEGFAEGGMIDQETVNTEWETVKSSEPVKETVQTTQSPTPVEKETVVTTQAEVFPPPVAMLQIPVAPAVPTVSLVPPAFPVSMPVPPPGFSPIPPPPFLRASFNPSQPPPGFMPPPVPPPVVPPPTMPPVVPTSLVQPPLSMTPETVKDVGFGSLVLPGGSVASTLAASTLPAGNVFNPPAKQAEPEEKVPHLIEHQISGENTRSVIPNDISSTAILGGQLPNVTSNSGILGVQRPNVSSNSEILGVRPSNVSSSSGIIGAQPPNILNNSGILGIQPPSVSSSPGLLGVLPPNIPNNSGLIGVQPPSIPNTSGLLGTQPPAGPQNLPPLNLSSQRMPAIPMLDIRPGLIPQTPGPRFPLIQPGIPPQRGIPPPSVLDAALHPPPRGPFPPGDIFCQPERPFLVPGRQSVDNVTNPEKRIPLGNDSIQQEGDRDYRFPPIETRESIGRPPPVDVRDVVGRPVDPREGPGRPPLDGRDHFGRPPIDIRENLVRPGIDHLGRRDHFGFNPEKPWGHRDFDEREHRVLPVYGGPKGLHEERGRFRSGNYRFDPRSGPWNRGFGQEVHRDFDDRRRPWERQRDRDDRDFDFCREMNGNRLGRDRIQNTWVGPPHARVFDFFEGTTSQRKGDNVPQVNGENTERHAQPPPLPVQNDPELYEKLTSSSETNKEKSDTVADVESEPVVKSTETEGT, from the exons TGTAAACCAGAATATAAGGTACCTGGACTTTATGTTATCGACTCCATTGTACGACAATCTCGACATCAGTTCGGTCAAGAAAAGGATGTATTTGCACCCAGATTTAGTAATAACATCATTAGCACTTTCCAGAATTTATATCGCTGCCCTGGGGATGACAAG aGTAAAATAGTGAGAGTATTAAACTTATGGCAGAAGAATAATGTATTTAAGAGTGAGATTATTCAACCTCTTTTGGATATGGCAGCAGGAATTCCCCCTCCAGTCGTTACACCTGTTCTGGCCAGTACTACCGCTGCCATGAGCAATACGCCAG gaactcCTGTGACACCTGTTACTCCAGCCAATGTGGTACAGGGTTTACCCGATCCATGGGTATCTCAGATAACAAGTACAGATACACTTGCAGCTGTAGCTCAGATCTTACAAAGTCCTCAAGGCCAGCAG cttCAGCAGTTAATACAGACGTTGCAGATACAGCAGCAGAAGCCTCAGCCTTCCATCCTGCAGGCCCTGGATGCTGGTCTTGTTGTGCAGCTGCAGGCTCTCACGGCACAGCTCACAGCTGCCGCAGCCGCTGCCAACACCCTCACTCCCTTAGAACAGGGAGTGTCCTTTAACAAG aAGTTGATGGATAGATTTGACTTTGGGGAAGATTCTGAGCataatgaagaaaccaaaaaggaaatCACAACTTCTCAACT ttctCATGTTTCAGACTCTGTGAACAATTCCATTTTTCATCAGATAGCAGAACAGCTACAGCAGCAGAACCTTGAACATCTTAGACAACAACTCCTGGAACAACAGCCTCAAAAG GCAACCCCTCAGGATAGCCAAGAAGGAACATTTGGATCAGAGCATTCTGCATCCCCATCACAAGGGAGCAGTCAACAGCATTTCCTTGAACCTGAAGCAAATTTGGATGATTCCATAGATATTCAGCAACAG GATATGGATATAGATGAAGGACAAGATGGAGTAGAAGAGGAGATCTTTGAACAAGAAGCAAAGAAAGTGGCTGTTCGCTCAAGATCAAGAACACATTCACGATCTCGTTCAAG ATCACCAAGAAAACGAAGGTCTAGGTCACGATCTGGTTCTCGAAAGCGTAAACACAGAAAACGATCACGCTCACgctcaagagaaagaaagaggaagtcaTCACGTTCATACTCAAGTGAAAGAAGagctagagaaagagagaaagaacggCAGAAAAAGGGATTACCTCCAGTTAGATCTAAAACATTAAGTG TGTGTAGTACTACTCTGTGGGTTGGTCAGGTAGACAAGAAGGCCACACAGCAAGATTTAACCAACCTGTTTGAAGAGTTTGGACAAATTGAATCCATTAAT ATGATTCCTCCCAGGGGCTGTGCTTATGTCTGCATGGTTCATCGACAAGATGCCTTTCGTGCTCTTCAGAAACTTAGTTCTGGATCATATAAAATTGGGTCCAAGGTCATTAAG ATTGCTTGGGCTTTAAACAAAGGTGTAAAAACAGAATATAAACAATTCTGGGATGTGGATCTTGGAGTTACATATATACCTTGGGAAAAAGTTAAAGTAGATGACTTGGAAGGTTTTGCAGAAGGAGGCATGATTGATCAGGAAACTGTAAATACTG AGTGGGAAACTGTGAAAAGCTCAGAACCTGTTAAAGAGACGGTCCAGACAACTCAGAGCCCAACTCCAGTTGAAAAGGAGACAGTGGTCACAACCCAGGCAGAGGTTTTCCCTCCACCTGTTGCTATGTTACAG ATTCCAGTAGCACCAGCCGTGCCTACAGTTAGTTTAGTACCACCAGCATTTCCTGTGTCAATGCCGGTTCCTCCTCCTGGATTCAGTCCAATCCCTCCACCTCCTTTTCTGCGAGCAAGTTTTAACCCTTCACAGCCACCTCCTG GTTTCATGCCACCTCCAGTTCCACCTCCTGTTGTACCACCACCTACTATGCCACCAGTAGTACCAACAT CTTTAGTGCAGCCACCATTATCCATGACTCCAGAAACCGTGAAGGACGTTGGATTTGGTAGTCTCGTTTTACCGGGTGGTTCTGTTGCCAGCACTCTTGCTGCTTCCACCCTGCCAGCTGGAAATGTTTTTAATCCTCCAGCTAAACAAGCAGAGCCTGAAGAAAAAGTACCTCATCTTATAGAACACCAGATTTCTGGTGAAAACACCAGATcag TGATTCCAAATGACATTTCAAGTACTGCAATTTTAGGAGGACAGCTGCCAAACGTGACAAGCAATTCTGGAATCCTGGGAGTCCAAAGACCAAATGTATCAAGTAATTCTGAAATTCTTGGAGTCCGGCCTTCTAATGTTTCCAGTAGTTCTGGAATTATTGGAGCCCAGCCACCAAATATTCTAAATAACTCTGGTATTTTGGGAATACAGCCACCAAGTGTTTCGAGTAGTCCTGGACTTCTGGGAGTGCTACCCCCAAATATCCCTAACAATTCTGGACTTATTGGAGTACAGCCACCAAGTATTCCAAATACTTCTGGACTTTTGGGAACACAGCCACCAGCTGGGCCTCAAAACTTACCCCCTTTAAATCTCTCTAGTCAGAGGATGCCTGCAATCCCAATGCTAGACATTCGTCCAGGACTGATACCACAGACACCTGGACCAAGATTCCCTTTAATACAGCCTGGAATTCCACCCCAACGGGGAATCCCTCCCCCATCAGTACTTGATGCAGCTCTTCATCCACCACCTCGTGGTCCTTTTCCTCCAGGAGATATTTTTTGTCAACCAGAAAGACCTTTTCTAGTTCCTGGAAGACAAAGTGTAGACAATGTTACTAATCCAGAAAAAAGGATACCACTTGGGAATGATAGCATTCAACAGGAAGGAGATAGAGATTACCGGTTTCCTCCCATAGAAACCAGGGAAAGCATTGGTAGACCTCCCCCAGTGGATGTCAGGGATGTGGTTGGACGACCTGTAGATCCAAGAGAAGGTCCTGGAAGGCCTCCGTTAGATGGTAGGGATCATTTTGGAAGACCACCTATAGATATTAGAGAGAATCTTGTGAGGCCAGGTATAGATCATCTTGGTCGGAGAGACCACTTTGGCTTTAATCCAGAGAAGCCCTGGGGACATAGAGATTTTGATGAGAGAGAGCATCGGGTTCTACCTGTTTATGGTGGTCCCAAAGGCTTACATGAAGAAAGAGGTAGATTCCGGTCTGGAAACTATCGATTTGATCCTAGAAGTGGTCCTTGGAACAGAGGATTTGGACAAGAAGTTCACAGAGATTTTGATGACCGCAGAAGACCCTGGGAGAGGCAAAGGGACAGGGATGACAGAGATTTTGATTTCTGCAGAGAAATGAATGGAAATCGTCTTGGACGAGATAGAATTCAAAACACCTGGGTTGGCCCCCCTCATGCTCGggtttttgatttttttgaagGGACCACTTCTCAGCGAAAAGGTGATAATGTGCCTCAGGTTAATGGTGAAAATACCGAGAGACATGCTCAGCCACCACCCTTACCAGTACAGAATGATCCTGAACTTTATGAAAAACTGACATCTTCAAGTGAAACAAACAAGGAGAAGAGTGACACAGTTGCTGATGTAGAAAGTGAACCAGTGGTAAAAAGCACAGAAACTGAGGGGACATAA